The following coding sequences are from one Candidatus Acidiferrales bacterium window:
- a CDS encoding M20/M25/M40 family metallo-hydrolase, translating to MATLTARPANPIDALAQDKRVARALAWLDGNAGWVTDQQVAITEIPAPEFHEQERGAYLAKLFHANGLDVHTDSVGNVIGELAGSVGDDVVLVVAHLDTVFPAGTDVRVKRVKGRLEAPGISDDGAGLASMAGVLRAIDQAHLKPQTSILFVAGVGEEGEGNLRGIRALMNEYKNRVRAVIALDGAAADYVTTIGLASRRLDIQVTGPGGHSWSDFGSPNPITALARGIVQFSAAPVPEEPRTTFNFGVMEGGNSINSIPAEASVKVDLRSEDEAELLRMDNEIRSKFASAVDQEMAAAAPGSEKLRLKISVIGIRPGGKLPADSPLLAAIENADRFLGNRSRLERSSTDANLPLSIGIPAIAIGGGGQGGGSHSLEEWYDPAGRELGMKRVLLTLFGIAGVQP from the coding sequence ATGGCAACGCTGACTGCGCGTCCCGCAAATCCCATTGACGCTCTCGCTCAGGACAAGCGCGTCGCTCGTGCCTTGGCCTGGCTCGACGGCAATGCAGGCTGGGTCACCGATCAACAGGTCGCCATCACGGAAATCCCCGCACCGGAGTTCCACGAGCAAGAGCGCGGCGCGTATCTGGCCAAGCTGTTCCATGCCAATGGCTTGGATGTGCATACGGATTCGGTTGGCAACGTCATCGGCGAGCTCGCTGGCTCGGTCGGTGACGATGTCGTACTCGTCGTCGCACATCTCGATACGGTCTTTCCGGCCGGTACCGACGTGCGCGTGAAGCGCGTGAAAGGTCGCCTCGAAGCTCCCGGAATCTCCGACGACGGTGCCGGCCTCGCCTCAATGGCCGGCGTTTTACGCGCCATCGACCAAGCGCATCTCAAGCCTCAGACATCGATTTTATTTGTAGCTGGGGTGGGCGAGGAAGGCGAAGGCAATCTTCGTGGTATTCGCGCGTTGATGAACGAATACAAAAACCGCGTCCGCGCCGTGATCGCTCTTGACGGCGCCGCGGCGGATTACGTCACGACGATCGGTCTTGCCTCCCGTCGTCTGGATATTCAAGTCACCGGTCCCGGCGGCCATAGCTGGTCGGATTTCGGATCGCCGAATCCGATCACAGCCCTCGCGCGTGGAATCGTTCAATTTTCCGCTGCGCCTGTTCCTGAGGAGCCGCGCACCACATTCAACTTTGGCGTGATGGAAGGTGGCAATTCTATAAATTCGATTCCTGCCGAAGCCAGCGTAAAGGTGGATTTGCGCTCGGAGGACGAGGCCGAGCTTTTGCGGATGGACAACGAAATTCGCAGCAAGTTTGCCAGTGCCGTGGATCAGGAAATGGCTGCTGCGGCTCCGGGAAGCGAAAAGTTGCGTCTGAAGATTAGCGTGATCGGCATCCGTCCGGGAGGAAAATTGCCCGCGGATTCGCCCTTGCTCGCTGCAATCGAAAACGCCGATCGCTTTCTCGGCAATCGTTCCCGTCTTGAGCGTTCTTCGACGGACGCGAATCTTCCGCTTTCCATCGGCATTCCCGCCATTGCCATTGGTGGAGGAGGGCAGGGCGGCGGTTCGCATTCGCTTGAGGAGTGGTATGATCCCGCTGGCCGCGAACTCGGTATGAAGCGCGTGCTGTTAACGTTATTTGGTATCGCAGGAGTCCAACCCTGA
- a CDS encoding LeuA family protein, whose translation MNHSDLIYDWNIVKGRDIPAGRNVLLNDETLRDGLQNPSVRDPSIQEKIQILHLMEDLGIDTVNIGLPGAGPRAYADTEALAREIVSCRMRVRPNCAARTHKNDIHPIAEISQKVGMPIEAATFLGSSPIRRLVEDWTVEHLQRTTEDAVKFAVSEGLPVMYVTEDTTRADPETVKILYSTAIRCGARSIVLCDTVGHAEPRGAFNLVKFAIDEVVKPSGEKIRVDWHGHNDRGLSIANSLAALAAGAHQVHAAANSLGERVGNTPMELMLVNLRLMGLIDRDLSKLKEYSETVARATRTVVPPNYPVVGRDAFRTATGVHAAAIIKAYRKNDVVLADSVYSGVPAHLFGLEQIIEIGPLSGRSNVTYWLEKQGIDATDELVDRIFQAAKHAERILTDAELFALCGSATHRKASVKS comes from the coding sequence GTGAATCATAGCGATTTAATCTACGACTGGAACATCGTCAAAGGTCGCGACATTCCGGCGGGGCGCAATGTACTGCTCAACGATGAAACGCTCCGCGATGGTTTGCAAAACCCCTCCGTGCGCGATCCGAGCATTCAGGAAAAAATTCAAATCTTGCATCTGATGGAAGACCTCGGCATCGATACGGTCAACATCGGCCTCCCTGGCGCTGGCCCGCGCGCGTATGCGGACACCGAAGCGCTGGCAAGAGAAATTGTGTCTTGTCGCATGCGCGTTCGGCCCAATTGCGCCGCGCGCACCCACAAAAACGACATTCATCCCATCGCCGAAATCTCGCAAAAAGTCGGAATGCCCATCGAAGCCGCGACGTTTCTCGGCTCAAGCCCCATTCGCCGCCTGGTAGAAGACTGGACGGTTGAACATCTCCAGCGCACTACCGAGGACGCAGTGAAGTTCGCCGTGTCGGAAGGTCTTCCCGTTATGTACGTCACGGAGGACACAACGCGCGCCGACCCCGAGACGGTCAAGATTCTTTATTCCACCGCGATTCGCTGCGGTGCGCGCTCAATTGTGCTGTGTGACACAGTCGGCCACGCTGAGCCTCGCGGCGCATTCAATCTTGTGAAGTTTGCAATCGATGAAGTTGTGAAGCCCTCCGGCGAGAAAATTCGCGTCGACTGGCACGGGCACAATGACCGCGGCCTTTCCATCGCTAACTCTCTTGCGGCCTTGGCCGCTGGCGCGCATCAGGTTCACGCTGCCGCAAATTCGCTGGGCGAGCGTGTGGGCAATACGCCTATGGAACTGATGCTCGTGAATCTTCGACTGATGGGTTTAATCGATCGTGACCTATCGAAGCTCAAGGAGTATTCCGAAACCGTCGCGCGCGCGACGCGCACAGTTGTTCCGCCGAATTATCCCGTTGTTGGTCGCGATGCGTTTCGCACTGCAACGGGAGTTCACGCCGCGGCGATCATTAAGGCTTATCGCAAGAACGATGTCGTTTTGGCCGACTCCGTTTATAGCGGCGTACCCGCGCATCTCTTCGGCCTGGAGCAGATCATTGAGATCGGCCCACTGAGCGGACGTTCAAACGTGACGTATTGGCTCGAGAAGCAAGGCATCGATGCTACGGACGAACTTGTCGACCGTATCTTTCAGGCGGCTAAGCATGCTGAACGCATTTTGACGGACGCGGAACTTTTCGCTTTGTGCGGCTCAGCGACACACCGAAAAGCGTCTGTGAAATCGTAA
- a CDS encoding aldehyde dehydrogenase family protein, with the protein MSAPAPSFRKSPAQSGDFVESIDPATAEQIARFQAIPISEIPAAFVRAREAQAAWAAMSLTERCAFLRRFQAVVFDRRKEIADIICRETGKPRAEAIFAEIMFALDTAGFLARKSPRFLKTQRVPHHNWALKSKRGRLHYEPLGLVALITPWNYPFAIPVGQVLPALVAGNAVLLKPSELTSWTGALIAELSEQAGAPAGLVQVLQGGGKVAAAIIEARPDKVFFTGSVETGRKVAEACGRHLIPSVLELGGKDPMVVLADADIDKASSAAIWGGLTNCGQACLSVERVYVERSVAERFISLCVQKTRDLRVGSSADSETDIGPMVRNQEIKRVEAHLRDAVSRGAKILIGGVRTPEKGANFFAPAIVTNVDHTMRLMREETFGPVIAIQVVADDEEAVRLANDSEFGLSASVWTRDAKRGRKIASRLRVGSVMVNDVASYYGITEAPHGGRGASGWGCVHSRLGLLEMTHVKYIDEELLPRFAKSWWYRYGDGLAEAADRFTEILFAPSWKRRWKALASDGHSLMPLFKKSSVSKLQKNGRSRSES; encoded by the coding sequence ATGAGCGCTCCCGCTCCATCTTTTCGCAAGAGTCCCGCGCAATCGGGTGATTTTGTTGAGTCCATTGACCCCGCAACCGCTGAGCAAATCGCGCGGTTTCAGGCGATACCGATTTCGGAGATTCCCGCGGCATTTGTTCGTGCGCGTGAGGCTCAAGCCGCTTGGGCGGCGATGTCTCTTACCGAACGCTGCGCATTCCTCCGCAGATTTCAAGCAGTTGTTTTTGATCGCCGCAAAGAAATTGCCGATATCATTTGCCGGGAGACAGGGAAGCCGCGTGCCGAAGCCATTTTTGCCGAAATCATGTTCGCGCTCGACACCGCGGGCTTCCTTGCTCGGAAGTCTCCCCGCTTCCTCAAGACGCAGCGAGTTCCTCATCACAATTGGGCGCTCAAGTCCAAGCGTGGGCGGCTTCATTATGAACCTCTAGGCCTCGTCGCACTGATCACTCCATGGAACTATCCTTTCGCCATTCCTGTTGGCCAGGTTCTTCCCGCGCTCGTTGCTGGCAACGCTGTGCTCCTCAAGCCGTCGGAATTGACTTCGTGGACAGGCGCTCTCATAGCCGAACTCAGCGAACAGGCAGGTGCGCCTGCAGGGCTTGTTCAGGTCTTGCAGGGCGGAGGAAAAGTCGCCGCCGCAATCATTGAGGCTCGCCCGGACAAGGTGTTCTTTACTGGGAGCGTGGAGACCGGACGTAAAGTCGCCGAAGCGTGTGGCCGCCATCTAATTCCGTCTGTTCTTGAGCTTGGCGGCAAGGATCCCATGGTCGTTCTTGCCGACGCGGATATCGATAAGGCATCGAGCGCGGCTATCTGGGGTGGCCTCACAAACTGTGGTCAAGCGTGTTTGTCCGTTGAGCGCGTATATGTCGAACGATCTGTAGCCGAGCGATTCATTTCTCTATGCGTGCAGAAAACCAGGGATCTAAGAGTAGGTTCGAGCGCTGATTCGGAAACGGACATCGGCCCGATGGTGCGCAATCAGGAAATTAAGCGAGTCGAGGCGCACTTGCGGGACGCCGTATCGCGCGGCGCAAAAATTCTGATTGGCGGCGTGCGCACCCCGGAAAAGGGCGCGAATTTCTTCGCTCCCGCGATTGTCACAAACGTTGACCATACCATGCGCCTGATGCGCGAAGAGACCTTCGGCCCGGTCATCGCGATTCAAGTTGTCGCTGACGATGAAGAAGCCGTGCGCCTCGCAAACGATTCCGAATTTGGCCTTTCCGCGAGCGTGTGGACTCGCGACGCGAAACGTGGGCGCAAGATAGCCTCTCGCCTTCGCGTCGGTTCTGTAATGGTCAACGATGTCGCCAGTTATTACGGAATTACCGAAGCTCCTCATGGCGGCCGCGGGGCCAGCGGCTGGGGCTGCGTGCACTCCCGTCTCGGCTTGCTTGAAATGACTCATGTCAAGTACATCGATGAGGAGTTGCTGCCGCGTTTTGCGAAGTCCTGGTGGTATCGTTATGGCGATGGCCTCGCCGAGGCCGCAGATCGTTTCACCGAAATACTTTTTGCGCCAAGTTGGAAGCGTCGCTGGAAGGCGCTGGCGAGCGACGGTCACTCCCTTATGCCGCTGTTCAAGAAAAGCAGCGTTTCAAAGCTGCAAAAAAACGGGCGGAGTCGAAGTGAATCATAG
- the truA gene encoding tRNA pseudouridine(38-40) synthase TruA has protein sequence MRNIKLTLAYDGSAFHGWQIQPGLATIQGSLTDVIRKITQEHISIHGASRTDTGVHALGQVASFRTQSALAADELQRACNALLPSTIRVVAAEEFGPDFHARWQALEKTYHYRIFRGSVLSPFDFRRVLHYPYPLNEAAMVNAAKLFEGEHDFTSFAASSGSEDVDKDRSPVRIILCSEFARKPEQEELVYLVTGRSFLRYMVRKIVGTLLDVGRGKLCPSDIPNLFEARDRSRSGPTVPPDGLYLVSLKYPESWKIG, from the coding sequence ATGCGAAATATCAAGCTGACGCTTGCCTATGACGGCTCGGCGTTTCACGGCTGGCAGATCCAGCCCGGGCTGGCGACGATTCAGGGTTCGCTGACCGATGTCATTCGAAAGATCACGCAAGAGCATATCTCCATCCACGGAGCAAGCCGCACAGACACCGGAGTCCACGCCTTGGGTCAGGTGGCCAGCTTTAGAACACAATCTGCTCTCGCGGCTGATGAATTGCAGCGCGCATGCAATGCCTTGTTGCCGTCAACGATTCGCGTCGTGGCTGCCGAAGAATTTGGCCCGGATTTTCACGCACGCTGGCAGGCGCTCGAAAAGACGTATCACTACCGCATTTTTCGCGGCTCTGTTCTTTCTCCTTTCGATTTTCGCCGCGTCTTGCACTATCCCTATCCGCTGAATGAGGCGGCGATGGTTAATGCCGCAAAGCTTTTTGAAGGCGAGCACGATTTCACGTCTTTCGCTGCGTCCTCCGGATCGGAAGATGTAGATAAGGATCGCTCTCCGGTGCGCATAATCCTTTGTTCGGAATTCGCGCGAAAACCAGAGCAGGAAGAGCTCGTCTACCTAGTCACCGGTCGCTCATTTTTGCGTTACATGGTCCGAAAGATCGTCGGCACGCTGCTTGACGTCGGCCGCGGTAAACTGTGCCCCAGCGACATCCCAAATCTCTTTGAGGCGCGCGACCGCTCGCGGTCTGGTCCCACCGTTCCTCCAGATGGCCTTTATCTCGTGTCCTTGAAGTACCCTGAGTCATGGAAAATCGGTTAG
- a CDS encoding TolC family protein, with amino-acid sequence MTGRLIRIAVALYLMTWMAVGMPAYAQAAGQQSTQSNGQASSSAQAPSSIPYPNLLAGQDFSKGKRAFPNFFAPYTRRFVPQPNLVNTPTIYGLVRDGKLDLSLQDAIALDLQNDLNITVAEYTPWIDQTQLLNAEGGGTPLGQFVIGGGGGGTFDPVVFAGSGINDSVIPVNNALISGVGTTPTFFSLQDHSSQFNFGYAQQLHTGTSLNVTFSNTRTSSSISENFFNPAIQSTFTVGFQQPLLRGFGLLPNMRFILEARNTTKVGKLQFEESVIAEVTQVETQYWILVADRQAVDVAKQTLAVSQKLYDDDQRQLQIGTLAHLDVVTAESEIAANNQALIAAQTSALQQETVVLNLITKDPMDPRLQNVEIVPTTTLDEIPQVPNILIPDAVKEAWTNRPELKVDQLVLDNDGVEVRATRNALLPSLTLSGSYSSTGLAGINTNAIFTPNGTLSPILTEPIIDQNGNPVLSGGVPTFVGTPNGTVARNTTQSGVGTAYSDVFHNRFPTYQASLNLSLPLRNRSAQAANAQAQLSEREQQVSLQRDKNTIVVGVRQALTALQQDAAQVVATAKATQLAQETYDDEVKKFDLGASTTYNVVLQSRDLNAAKLNELQAKTNLAAALVNFNQAMGRTLSANNIYIADNVHMPIDFTPVAPLIPGTINGQLAGSDVFGIRANQ; translated from the coding sequence ATGACTGGAAGGCTGATTCGTATAGCCGTTGCTCTTTACCTTATGACATGGATGGCTGTGGGGATGCCTGCTTATGCCCAGGCGGCGGGCCAACAATCCACGCAATCGAATGGACAGGCATCGAGCAGTGCGCAGGCGCCGAGCTCGATTCCTTACCCGAATCTCTTAGCAGGACAGGACTTTTCAAAGGGAAAGAGAGCTTTCCCCAATTTTTTTGCGCCTTATACACGGCGCTTTGTGCCGCAGCCCAATCTGGTCAACACGCCGACCATCTACGGGCTGGTTCGCGACGGCAAGTTGGATCTGAGCCTACAGGATGCCATCGCCCTGGACCTCCAAAACGATCTGAATATCACCGTGGCAGAGTACACCCCGTGGATTGACCAGACACAACTGCTCAACGCCGAAGGCGGCGGAACTCCGCTTGGCCAGTTCGTGATCGGCGGCGGTGGCGGCGGCACGTTCGACCCAGTCGTCTTCGCGGGCTCGGGCATTAACGACAGCGTGATTCCTGTGAATAACGCGCTCATCAGCGGCGTAGGCACAACGCCTACTTTCTTCAGCCTTCAGGATCATTCCTCGCAATTCAATTTCGGATACGCACAGCAACTCCATACTGGAACATCACTCAACGTGACGTTTAGTAACACCCGAACTTCTTCTTCGATTTCAGAGAACTTTTTCAATCCGGCAATTCAGTCGACGTTTACGGTGGGTTTCCAACAGCCTCTGTTGAGGGGATTTGGCCTGCTTCCAAACATGCGGTTTATCCTAGAGGCAAGAAACACGACCAAAGTTGGGAAGCTCCAATTCGAAGAGTCCGTGATTGCAGAAGTTACGCAAGTGGAGACGCAGTATTGGATTCTCGTGGCTGATCGGCAGGCCGTGGACGTCGCAAAACAGACGCTGGCGGTCTCGCAGAAATTATACGATGACGATCAGCGCCAACTTCAAATCGGGACCCTGGCGCACCTAGACGTGGTGACCGCGGAGTCTGAGATCGCAGCAAATAACCAGGCACTGATCGCAGCCCAGACAAGCGCCCTCCAGCAAGAGACCGTAGTTCTCAATTTAATTACAAAGGATCCGATGGATCCCAGGCTTCAAAATGTTGAGATCGTTCCGACCACGACCCTTGATGAGATTCCGCAGGTGCCGAATATTTTGATTCCGGATGCCGTCAAAGAAGCCTGGACGAACCGTCCCGAGTTAAAAGTTGACCAACTTGTGCTGGACAATGACGGTGTCGAAGTGAGGGCAACGAGAAATGCTCTGTTGCCATCGCTGACATTGTCGGGCAGCTACTCGAGCACTGGGCTCGCCGGCATTAACACCAATGCGATCTTCACGCCGAACGGGACGCTTTCCCCAATTCTCACCGAACCTATCATCGATCAGAATGGCAATCCGGTTCTATCTGGTGGCGTGCCCACATTCGTTGGGACTCCGAACGGCACTGTCGCCAGGAATACGACACAAAGCGGTGTGGGGACGGCCTATTCCGATGTCTTCCACAATCGTTTCCCGACGTATCAGGCGAGTTTAAACCTGAGCCTCCCGCTGAGGAACCGATCGGCACAAGCTGCCAATGCTCAAGCGCAATTGTCCGAACGGGAACAGCAGGTGTCTCTGCAGCGGGATAAAAACACCATCGTAGTCGGCGTCAGACAGGCTCTCACGGCGTTGCAACAGGACGCCGCACAAGTCGTTGCAACGGCGAAAGCTACTCAGCTTGCGCAGGAGACTTATGACGATGAAGTGAAGAAGTTTGACCTCGGTGCATCGACGACCTACAACGTCGTGCTGCAGTCCCGCGACTTGAACGCCGCCAAACTAAATGAACTGCAAGCGAAGACAAACCTAGCGGCGGCTTTGGTCAATTTCAATCAGGCGATGGGCCGAACGCTAAGCGCGAACAACATTTATATCGCAGACAACGTGCATATGCCGATTGACTTCACTCCGGTCGCGCCCCTAATCCCGGGCACGATTAACGGTCAATTGGCTGGCAGTGATGTGTTCGGGATTCGCGCAAATCAATAG
- a CDS encoding methylmalonyl-CoA mutase family protein: MNKQSHVSSVTTNVEQESARKPSPAEAEWEKNVLQSTLEKSPERSEHFTTISDFPIQRLYTAADLSGWSPEKDLGNPGQPPYTRGIHSTMYRGRLWTMRQFAGFGTAEDTNQRFRYLLSQGQTGLSVAFDLPTLMGYDSDHILSEGEVGKCGVAISSLADMEVLFDKIPMADVSTSMTINSPAAVIWAMYLAVAEKQGASWKKISGTLQNDILKEYIAQKEYIYPPGPSMRLVIDTFEFGAKETPKFNVISISGYHIREAGSTAIQELAFTLRDGIEYVEWALRRGLDVDDFSPHLSFFFNAHSDFFEEIAKYRAARRIWYKTMRERFGAKNPRSWALRFHTQTAGCSLTAQQPYNNVVRTALQALAAVMGGTQSLHTNSLDEAWALPTEFAATIALRTQQIIAHESGVANTVDPLGGSYFVEKLTNDVERAAWDYFEKIDALGGMVNAIERSYPQREIAEAAYRYQLSVDRKEKIVVGVNDFAAEERPLEILQIDETVAHRQAERLRKLRADRSMAEVDRRLKSLRKAAQGTENLMPHIYEAVKAYATLGEICDALRDIFGTYEEVAIT, from the coding sequence ATGAATAAACAAAGCCATGTTTCCTCTGTGACAACAAACGTCGAGCAGGAATCGGCTCGCAAGCCATCGCCTGCCGAGGCCGAATGGGAGAAGAACGTTCTCCAGTCCACATTGGAAAAATCCCCAGAGCGCTCCGAGCACTTCACAACTATCTCCGATTTTCCGATCCAGCGTCTTTACACGGCCGCTGATTTATCCGGATGGTCGCCTGAAAAAGACCTTGGCAATCCGGGCCAGCCTCCCTATACGCGAGGGATCCATTCCACCATGTACCGAGGTCGGCTGTGGACAATGCGGCAGTTTGCAGGCTTCGGGACGGCAGAAGACACGAACCAGCGATTCCGCTACTTACTTTCTCAGGGCCAGACGGGACTGTCCGTCGCGTTCGACCTTCCTACATTGATGGGGTACGACTCGGACCATATCCTCTCGGAAGGCGAAGTCGGGAAGTGCGGCGTGGCTATCAGTTCATTGGCAGACATGGAAGTGCTTTTCGACAAGATCCCAATGGCGGACGTCAGCACTTCAATGACAATCAATTCGCCCGCCGCCGTAATCTGGGCGATGTATCTTGCGGTGGCAGAAAAGCAGGGAGCAAGCTGGAAAAAAATCTCGGGAACACTCCAAAACGACATTCTCAAGGAATACATCGCGCAAAAAGAATACATCTATCCGCCGGGACCATCGATGAGGCTGGTCATTGATACGTTCGAATTCGGCGCGAAAGAGACGCCGAAATTCAATGTGATCTCGATCAGTGGATATCACATTCGCGAAGCCGGCTCGACAGCGATTCAGGAACTCGCGTTCACGCTGCGCGACGGCATCGAATATGTGGAGTGGGCGCTGCGGCGCGGACTCGACGTGGATGACTTTTCGCCTCATCTTTCGTTTTTCTTCAATGCTCACAGCGACTTTTTCGAGGAAATCGCCAAATATCGTGCCGCGCGGCGCATCTGGTACAAGACAATGCGCGAACGGTTTGGCGCGAAGAATCCTCGTTCGTGGGCATTACGCTTCCATACGCAGACTGCGGGCTGCTCTCTCACGGCGCAGCAGCCATACAACAACGTAGTGCGCACGGCGCTTCAGGCACTGGCGGCCGTGATGGGCGGCACGCAATCCCTGCACACAAATTCCCTCGATGAGGCATGGGCGTTGCCGACGGAATTCGCAGCTACGATCGCTTTGCGAACACAGCAAATCATCGCGCATGAGAGCGGAGTTGCGAATACGGTTGATCCACTTGGAGGCAGCTATTTTGTCGAAAAACTGACAAACGACGTGGAACGCGCCGCCTGGGATTACTTCGAAAAAATCGACGCGTTGGGCGGGATGGTGAATGCAATTGAACGCTCGTACCCGCAGAGAGAAATCGCGGAGGCTGCCTATCGTTATCAGCTATCCGTCGATCGCAAGGAAAAAATTGTGGTCGGCGTGAACGATTTTGCCGCCGAAGAAAGACCGCTTGAGATTCTGCAGATCGACGAAACGGTCGCACATCGGCAGGCTGAACGCCTTCGCAAACTCCGCGCGGATCGGTCAATGGCGGAGGTTGATCGCCGTTTGAAGTCCCTGCGCAAGGCTGCTCAAGGGACTGAAAACCTGATGCCGCACATTTACGAAGCAGTGAAAGCGTACGCAACCCTGGGCGAAATCTGCGACGCGTTGCGAGATATTTTTGGAACGTATGAAGAGGTCGCCATTACATAG
- a CDS encoding cobalamin B12-binding domain-containing protein: MTEKKIRVLIAKPGLDGHDRGAKIIARALRDAGMEVIYTGLRQTPEMIASAAVQEDVDVIGLSILSGAHNALCPRLMELLREKGMSDVTVLIGGIIPEADIPALKKAGIAEVFLPGTSTQDIVDFIRKRLTASTPKA, from the coding sequence ATGACTGAAAAAAAGATACGGGTCTTGATCGCGAAGCCAGGACTGGATGGACATGACCGCGGTGCAAAGATCATCGCCCGGGCGCTGCGCGACGCTGGGATGGAAGTGATTTATACAGGTTTGCGCCAAACTCCGGAAATGATTGCCTCTGCGGCGGTGCAAGAAGACGTGGACGTGATTGGGCTTTCGATTCTTTCCGGCGCACACAATGCGCTTTGCCCGCGATTAATGGAGCTGCTGCGCGAAAAAGGAATGAGCGATGTCACCGTGCTAATTGGCGGGATCATCCCAGAAGCAGATATTCCGGCACTGAAAAAGGCGGGGATTGCCGAAGTATTCCTGCCAGGCACGTCTACGCAGGATATTGTGGACTTCATCCGCAAACGCTTAACGGCGAGCACACCGAAGGCATAA